The Cloacibacterium sp. TD35 region AGTTGGTGGAGCTGATGCTGTTGACGTAATGGCTGGTATGGCTTGGGAACTTAAAATGCCTAAACTAATCGGTGTAAAATTAACAGGAAAACTAAACGGATGGGCTTCTGCTAAAGATGTTATCCTAAAAGTTGCAGGTATCCTTACTGTAAAAGGTGGAACTGGTGCAATTGTAGAATATTTCGGAGAAGGAGCTGTATCTCTTTCTGCTACTGGTAAAGGTACTATCTGTAACATGGGTGCAGAAATTGGTGCTACCACGTCTACTTTCGGTTATGATGATTCTATGAGAAGATATCTTGCTGCAACAGGAAGACAAGAAGTAGTAGATGCTGCCGATAAAATTGCTGAACACTTAACTGGTGATGCTGAAGTGTACGCAGAGCCAGAAAAATATTTCGATCAAGTAATTGAAATTAATCTTTCTGAGTTAACTCCACACCTTAATGGGCCTTTCACTCCAGACTTAGCAACTCCAGTAGCTGAAATGAAAGAAAAAGCGCTTGCTAATGATTGGCCACTTGATATTGAATGGGCTTTAATTGGTTCTTGTACCAACTCATCATACGAAGATTTATCAAGAGCAGCTTCTATTGTAGAAGACGCTGTAGCTAAAGGTGTAAAACCAAAAGCTATTTTAGGAATTAACCCAGGTTCTGAACAGGTAAGATATACTGCAGAAAGAGATGGCCTGATTGATACTTTCAAAAAATTTGAAAACTCTAGAATCTTTACCAACGCTTGTGGACCATGTATCGGACAATGGGACAGAGAAGGCGCTGAAAAACAAGAGAAAAACTCTATCATTCACTCTTTCAACAGAAACTTTGCAAAAAGAGCTGATGGAAACCCAAATACTCACGCTTTCGTAGCTTCTCCTGAGATGGTAGCTGCTGTAGCAATTTCTGGTAGATTAGATTTTAACCCAATTACAGATACATTAACCAACCAAAATGGTGAGCAAGTAAAACTAGATGAACCTAAAGGTTCTGAACTTCCAGCAAAAGGATTTGACGTAGAAGATAATGGCTACCAAGCTCCTGCGGAAGACGGTTCTGCTGTTCAAGTAATTGTTTCTCCTACTTCAGACAGATTACAATTATTAGAACCTTTCTCTCCTTGGGATGGTAAAAATATTACAGGCGCTAAACTTCTCATCAAAGCTGAAGGAAAATGTACTACTGACCACATTTCTATGGCTGGTCCTTGGTTGAAATATAGAGGTCACTTAGATAATATTTCTAACAACATGTTAATCGGTGCTGTAAACTTCTTTAACAAAGAAACTAACAGAGTTAAAAACCAATTAACTGGAGAATACGGTGAAGTTCCTGCAGTACAAAGAGCTTATAAATCAGCAGGCGTTCCTTCAATTGTAGTAGGAGACCAAAACTACGGAGAAGGCTCTTCTAGAGAACACGCTGCAATGGAGCCAAGACATCTTGGTGTAAAAGCAGTTTTAGTAAAATCTTTTGCGAGAATCCACGAAACCAACCTTAAGAAACAAGGTATGCTTGCATTAACTTTTGTAAATGCTGAGGATTATGATAAAATCCAAGAAGATGATACTTTTGATTTCTTGAATCTGGAAGGTTTCGCGCCTAATACCCCACTTCAAATTCAGATTACTCACAAAGATGGGACTACTGAAACCATCTTAGCAAACCATACTTATAACGAA contains the following coding sequences:
- a CDS encoding aconitate hydratase; this translates as MIFDLDMIKKVYERYPERIAAARQVVQKPLTLSEKILYAHLWQGSATEAYERGNSYVDFAPDRVAMQDATAQMALLQFMQAGKTKVAVPSTAHADHLIQAKIGADKDLQEGLNKNNEVFNFLSSVCDKYGIGFWKPGAGIIHQVVLENYAFPGGMMIGTDSHTVNAGGLGMVAIGVGGADAVDVMAGMAWELKMPKLIGVKLTGKLNGWASAKDVILKVAGILTVKGGTGAIVEYFGEGAVSLSATGKGTICNMGAEIGATTSTFGYDDSMRRYLAATGRQEVVDAADKIAEHLTGDAEVYAEPEKYFDQVIEINLSELTPHLNGPFTPDLATPVAEMKEKALANDWPLDIEWALIGSCTNSSYEDLSRAASIVEDAVAKGVKPKAILGINPGSEQVRYTAERDGLIDTFKKFENSRIFTNACGPCIGQWDREGAEKQEKNSIIHSFNRNFAKRADGNPNTHAFVASPEMVAAVAISGRLDFNPITDTLTNQNGEQVKLDEPKGSELPAKGFDVEDNGYQAPAEDGSAVQVIVSPTSDRLQLLEPFSPWDGKNITGAKLLIKAEGKCTTDHISMAGPWLKYRGHLDNISNNMLIGAVNFFNKETNRVKNQLTGEYGEVPAVQRAYKSAGVPSIVVGDQNYGEGSSREHAAMEPRHLGVKAVLVKSFARIHETNLKKQGMLALTFVNAEDYDKIQEDDTFDFLNLEGFAPNTPLQIQITHKDGTTETILANHTYNEQQIGWFKAGSALNLIAEEAKKA